One Oryzomonas sagensis genomic region harbors:
- a CDS encoding DUF4760 domain-containing protein — translation MLGFKKVNLKCFRHAISLSALVIIAVGAILYFSGFFKENRDILMFFGFSATSTSILVAVLQSIKVHDWNRRHAAQSDLNAFRDKTKPHAKILNDAFGYYLRDENCPITKDEIHEKICKKNADGKFSRCDKTDKLELNPDKLELTDAIKEYLNLYEGIASGVHQGIYDREVVADLMASNLIKVANLFGPYIAHFNEDMYPSSQGRIWLNIKTLGDDFKRKYRAEKHAVERDKTG, via the coding sequence ATGCTTGGCTTTAAAAAGGTGAATCTTAAATGTTTCCGCCATGCCATCTCTCTTTCCGCATTGGTTATTATTGCGGTCGGTGCGATTCTGTATTTTTCTGGTTTCTTTAAAGAAAATAGAGATATTTTGATGTTTTTTGGATTTTCTGCGACATCAACGTCTATCTTAGTTGCAGTTTTGCAAAGTATTAAAGTTCATGACTGGAATAGACGGCACGCTGCGCAAAGCGATTTAAACGCGTTTAGGGACAAGACAAAACCCCACGCCAAAATATTAAACGATGCTTTTGGCTATTATTTAAGAGACGAAAATTGCCCTATCACAAAAGACGAAATACATGAAAAAATATGTAAAAAAAATGCAGATGGCAAATTTTCTCGTTGTGATAAAACTGATAAACTTGAATTAAACCCGGACAAATTAGAGTTAACAGATGCAATTAAAGAGTATCTAAATCTTTACGAGGGTATTGCATCAGGAGTGCATCAAGGAATTTATGACAGGGAAGTGGTTGCCGATTTAATGGCTAGCAATTTAATCAAAGTTGCCAATCTTTTTGGACCATATATTGCTCATTTTAACGAAGATATGTATCCATCAAGCCAAGGAAGAATATGGCTGAATATTAAAACTCTCGGGGATGATTTTAAAAGAAAATACAGGGCGGAAAAGCACGCAGTGGAAAGAGACAAGACTGGCTAA
- a CDS encoding ATP-binding protein, whose product MFPRSHSTIRYQLTRLVATCVVPVWLAAAFLVFYAYSAKRDHLNSTMLEAARAMTMGVDRELASVEAALRGLATSPAFAAGDFAAIHRQTRELAAAYPGADIIVADATGQQLVNSYRPYGTPLPRRKNAETVARIFQSGKPLVSDLFYGAVTRRPLIGIDVPVFRDGRVVYDLAMTFPSDRLASILTALKLPPEWYGSILDSRRVVAAKTQSPERGVGVHVTPALNRAMARAMEGTAEIVNLEGRPVFATFCRSAMSNWTVAIAVPKAAVMTELYRWTAWAVGGAAVISLVGIIFGLGMARKIAQNIQALVHPALAIGRGELVPAIDGLSVKETGDVAAALVQASELLQRRARERDEAEQLLSRTMELLHQETAGRLRATEELLEKERMFIQQSRQAAMGEMIGNIAHQWRQPLNTLGLTIQQLQLSYDLGEFSRELLNHNVASSMELIQHMSRTIDDFRDYFRPEKEKAPFNVREAIDTTLSLLEGSLLYPHIAIAVVAEDDAVIYGYWNEFAQVFLNILTNARDVMIEREIANPRVTITIRNANGATVVTIADNGGGVPEEIMARIFDPYFTTKGPHQGTGVGLFMSRSIIEKNMGGELTVRNTDEGAEFRIEVPGGAPA is encoded by the coding sequence ATGTTTCCCCGATCCCACTCCACAATCCGTTACCAGTTGACGCGCCTGGTGGCCACCTGCGTCGTGCCGGTCTGGCTGGCCGCCGCTTTTCTGGTGTTTTACGCCTACTCGGCAAAGCGCGACCACCTGAACAGCACCATGCTGGAAGCCGCGCGGGCCATGACCATGGGAGTTGACCGCGAATTGGCCAGCGTCGAGGCCGCTCTCAGGGGGCTGGCCACGTCCCCGGCCTTTGCCGCCGGCGATTTCGCGGCCATCCATCGCCAGACCCGGGAGTTGGCGGCCGCCTATCCCGGCGCCGACATTATCGTGGCCGACGCCACCGGGCAGCAGTTGGTCAATTCCTACCGCCCCTACGGCACCCCCTTGCCCAGGCGCAAGAATGCCGAAACCGTGGCCCGTATCTTTCAGTCCGGGAAGCCGCTGGTGAGCGATCTGTTCTACGGCGCCGTCACCCGGCGGCCGCTCATCGGGATCGATGTCCCGGTATTCCGCGACGGCAGGGTCGTCTACGACCTGGCCATGACCTTTCCCTCGGACCGCCTGGCATCGATTCTGACGGCCCTGAAGCTCCCCCCGGAGTGGTACGGCTCGATCCTGGACAGCAGGCGGGTGGTGGCCGCCAAGACGCAGAGCCCGGAGCGGGGCGTCGGGGTCCACGTGACCCCGGCTCTGAACCGGGCCATGGCACGGGCCATGGAGGGCACCGCGGAGATCGTCAATCTGGAGGGGAGGCCGGTATTCGCCACCTTCTGCCGGTCGGCCATGTCCAACTGGACCGTGGCGATAGCGGTGCCCAAAGCGGCCGTCATGACGGAGCTCTACCGCTGGACCGCCTGGGCGGTGGGCGGCGCGGCCGTTATCTCGCTCGTGGGCATCATCTTCGGCCTCGGCATGGCCCGGAAAATCGCCCAAAACATCCAGGCCCTGGTGCACCCCGCCCTGGCCATCGGCCGCGGCGAGCTCGTGCCCGCCATCGATGGCCTCTCCGTCAAGGAGACCGGGGACGTGGCCGCAGCCCTGGTGCAGGCGTCCGAACTGCTCCAGCGCCGGGCACGGGAGCGGGACGAGGCGGAGCAACTCCTGTCCCGGACCATGGAATTGCTGCACCAGGAAACGGCGGGGCGCCTGCGGGCCACGGAGGAACTCCTGGAGAAGGAGCGGATGTTCATCCAGCAGAGCCGCCAGGCGGCCATGGGGGAGATGATCGGCAATATCGCCCACCAGTGGCGCCAGCCGCTCAATACGCTCGGGCTGACGATCCAGCAGTTGCAACTGTCCTACGACCTGGGAGAATTCTCGCGGGAACTGCTGAACCATAATGTCGCAAGTTCCATGGAGCTGATCCAGCACATGTCCCGAACCATCGACGATTTCAGGGACTACTTCAGGCCGGAGAAGGAAAAGGCCCCGTTCAACGTGCGCGAGGCGATCGACACCACCTTGTCGCTCCTGGAGGGGAGCCTGCTCTACCCCCACATCGCCATCGCCGTCGTCGCGGAGGACGACGCCGTCATCTACGGCTATTGGAACGAGTTCGCCCAGGTGTTCCTCAATATCCTGACCAACGCCCGGGACGTCATGATAGAGCGGGAGATCGCCAACCCCAGGGTCACGATCACCATCCGCAACGCAAACGGCGCCACGGTGGTCACCATCGCCGACAACGGGGGCGGCGTGCCCGAGGAGATCATGGCACGGATCTTCGATCCCTACTTCACCACCAAGGGGCCGCACCAGGGGACCGGGGTGGGCCTGTTCATGTCCCGGTCCATCATCGAGAAGAATATGGGGGGGGAACTGACCGTGCGCAACACCGATGAAGGCGCGGAGTTCAGGATCGAGGTCCCTGGCGGAGCCCCGGCCTGA
- a CDS encoding FKBP-type peptidyl-prolyl cis-trans isomerase: MKRLISAAIATMLAVPAFAGANDAIDRAAREKGAVKTASGMVYQSLREGKGASPQASSTVEVNYRGTLTNGKEFDSSYKRNQSISFPLTGVIPCWTEGVQKMKVGGKARLVCPPELAYGSRGAGSAVPPNATLIFEVELLNIR; encoded by the coding sequence ATGAAACGACTGATCAGTGCAGCGATTGCCACCATGCTTGCGGTTCCGGCCTTTGCCGGGGCCAACGATGCCATCGACAGGGCCGCCCGGGAGAAGGGCGCCGTGAAGACCGCCTCCGGCATGGTCTACCAATCCCTCAGGGAAGGGAAGGGCGCGTCGCCCCAGGCCTCCAGCACCGTGGAGGTCAACTACCGCGGCACCCTGACCAACGGCAAGGAGTTCGACAGCTCCTACAAACGCAACCAGTCCATCAGCTTCCCTCTCACCGGGGTCATCCCCTGCTGGACCGAAGGGGTGCAGAAGATGAAGGTGGGCGGCAAGGCCAGGCTGGTCTGCCCCCCCGAACTGGCCTACGGCTCCCGCGGGGCCGGCAGCGCCGTCCCCCCCAACGCCACCCTGATCTTCGAGGTGGAACTGCTCAACATCAGGTAG
- a CDS encoding SDR family NAD(P)-dependent oxidoreductase, with protein sequence MSIALITGASRGLGKSISLHLAAKGHDAIITYNSKKTEAAEVVARIEGAGRKAVALPLDVADHKSFPGFGERVGAALAETWGRGDFDFLVNNAGIGINAPFAETTEEQFDLLMNIHFKGAFFLTQRLLPLIKDGGRIVNVSSGLARFALPGFAAYAAMKGAVEVLTRYQAQELGPRGISVNTVAPGAIETDFGGGMVRDNADANRMIASQTALGRVGLPDDIGGAVAALVSDDCRWINGQRVEVSGGIYL encoded by the coding sequence ATGAGCATCGCACTGATAACCGGCGCCAGCCGCGGCCTGGGCAAGAGCATCTCCCTGCACCTGGCCGCCAAGGGGCATGACGCCATCATCACCTACAACAGCAAGAAAACGGAGGCCGCAGAGGTCGTCGCCCGGATAGAGGGGGCCGGCCGCAAGGCCGTAGCCCTCCCCCTGGACGTGGCGGATCACAAGAGCTTTCCCGGCTTTGGGGAGCGGGTCGGGGCGGCCCTGGCGGAAACATGGGGGCGCGGCGACTTCGACTTCCTGGTCAATAACGCCGGGATCGGCATCAACGCCCCCTTTGCGGAGACGACCGAGGAGCAGTTCGACCTGCTGATGAACATCCATTTCAAAGGGGCCTTCTTCCTGACCCAGCGGCTCCTGCCGCTCATCAAGGACGGCGGCCGGATCGTGAACGTCTCGTCGGGGCTGGCCCGGTTCGCGCTCCCCGGCTTTGCCGCCTACGCCGCCATGAAAGGGGCCGTCGAGGTGCTGACCCGCTACCAGGCCCAGGAGTTGGGGCCGCGCGGAATCTCCGTGAACACGGTCGCCCCGGGCGCCATCGAGACCGATTTCGGCGGAGGCATGGTGCGGGACAATGCCGACGCCAACCGGATGATCGCGTCCCAGACCGCCCTGGGGCGGGTCGGTCTGCCGGACGACATCGGCGGCGCGGTGGCCGCGCTCGTGTCCGACGATTGCCGCTGGATCAACGGCCAGCGGGTGGAGGTCTCGGGGGGAATTTATCTCTGA
- a CDS encoding SagB/ThcOx family dehydrogenase → MKIMSLVVMVMLAVASTAGALDTGDISLPAPRMEGGKPLLQALRARQSTRTFAGKKLPPQLLSDLLWAAAGINRPGSGKRTAPSARNWQEVEVYAVVPEGAYRYDAKANSLRMVARGDFRKLAGTQAYAATVPLNLVYVADSGKMAGVTAPEEQAFYSGADTGFISQNVYLFCASEGLATVVRASVDRTALGAALKLTGRQKITLVQSVGYPEAPERQ, encoded by the coding sequence ATGAAGATCATGTCTCTGGTTGTCATGGTGATGCTGGCGGTTGCGTCCACGGCCGGAGCGCTGGATACGGGGGACATCTCCCTGCCCGCGCCGCGCATGGAGGGGGGCAAGCCGCTCCTGCAGGCGCTGAGGGCCCGCCAGTCGACCCGCACCTTTGCCGGGAAGAAACTGCCGCCCCAACTCCTGTCCGACCTGCTGTGGGCTGCGGCCGGCATCAACCGCCCCGGCTCCGGGAAACGCACCGCCCCCTCGGCCAGAAACTGGCAGGAGGTGGAGGTGTACGCCGTGGTCCCCGAGGGGGCCTATCGCTACGACGCCAAGGCCAATAGCCTGCGCATGGTGGCCAGGGGGGATTTCCGCAAGCTGGCCGGGACCCAGGCCTACGCGGCCACGGTACCGCTCAACCTGGTGTATGTGGCGGACAGCGGCAAGATGGCCGGGGTGACCGCCCCGGAGGAGCAGGCGTTCTATTCGGGCGCCGACACCGGGTTCATCAGCCAGAACGTCTACCTCTTCTGCGCCTCGGAAGGGTTGGCCACGGTGGTGCGGGCCTCGGTGGACCGAACGGCACTGGGGGCCGCCCTGAAGCTCACCGGCCGGCAAAAGATCACCCTGGTCCAGTCCGTGGGGTATCCCGAGGCTCCGGAGCGGCAATAA
- a CDS encoding hybrid sensor histidine kinase/response regulator, with translation MNRIDLSIRHISLVTAAAVSLLIALLVPVAYFAISYQYLRGTIDAQNELNAGAVTDIVKKNPTMWRFEDLRLSEMLDRRLDHGMDEERVITDTRGEVIARNAITVPPPRISGVHDIYDAGTVVARLTTSRSLVPLWCATVFLAAGSTVFALVVFYLLRTYPLQALRKASLALAESEERHRLLFEQSRDALVVTMPDGAVISANPAACDLFGMTREEFLAVGRDAIMDPGDGPNREALAVKAHTGQFNGELNFTRRDGSRFPGDVSLSRFSDSAGVVRTIMRIRDVTERKQTEEFLRQAKKAAEAASLAKGQFLANMSHEIRTPMNGIIGVTGMLLDTKLDPEQREYAEVVRESGLCLLTMVNDVLDLSKIEARKIELKTEEFNLRATVAGTMDLLAVEARTKGLKLAAEIDPDVPLSLKGDPGRLRQIITNLVGNAVKFTHHGSVSLHISKDTEDRRSVTLRFLVRDSGIGIPADKLDQIFEPFTQVDSSTTRRYGGTGLGLALSRQFAEMMGGTMGVESVEGQGSTFWFTAVFEKRGAQGEPSRATR, from the coding sequence ATGAATAGGATCGACCTCTCCATACGGCACATCTCCCTTGTGACGGCCGCGGCCGTCTCGCTCCTCATCGCGCTGTTGGTGCCGGTCGCCTATTTCGCCATTTCATACCAGTACCTGCGCGGCACCATCGATGCCCAGAACGAGCTGAACGCCGGCGCCGTGACGGACATCGTGAAAAAGAACCCGACCATGTGGCGCTTCGAGGATCTCCGGCTCTCGGAGATGCTCGACCGCCGCCTGGACCATGGCATGGACGAGGAGCGGGTCATCACCGACACCCGGGGCGAGGTCATCGCCCGGAACGCCATAACCGTGCCGCCGCCGCGCATCTCCGGCGTCCATGACATCTACGACGCCGGAACGGTCGTGGCCCGCCTCACCACCTCCCGCTCCCTGGTCCCCCTCTGGTGCGCCACCGTCTTCCTGGCCGCCGGTTCCACGGTCTTTGCCCTGGTGGTGTTCTACCTGCTGCGCACCTATCCCCTGCAAGCCCTGCGCAAAGCCAGCCTGGCCCTGGCCGAGAGCGAAGAGCGGCACCGGCTCCTGTTCGAGCAGAGCCGGGACGCCCTGGTGGTGACCATGCCCGATGGGGCCGTCATCTCCGCGAACCCGGCGGCGTGCGACCTTTTCGGCATGACCCGGGAGGAATTCCTGGCCGTCGGCAGGGACGCCATCATGGACCCCGGGGACGGGCCCAACAGGGAGGCCCTCGCGGTCAAGGCCCACACCGGACAGTTCAACGGCGAGTTGAACTTCACCAGAAGGGACGGGAGCCGCTTCCCCGGCGACGTTTCCCTAAGCCGTTTCAGCGACTCGGCGGGTGTCGTCAGGACCATCATGCGAATCCGGGACGTCACCGAGCGCAAACAGACGGAGGAGTTTCTGCGGCAGGCAAAGAAGGCGGCCGAGGCCGCCAGCCTGGCAAAGGGGCAGTTCCTCGCCAACATGAGCCACGAGATCCGCACCCCCATGAACGGCATCATCGGCGTCACCGGCATGCTGCTGGACACGAAGCTCGACCCGGAACAGCGGGAGTATGCCGAGGTGGTCAGGGAATCGGGCCTCTGCCTCCTCACCATGGTCAACGACGTGCTCGATCTCTCCAAGATCGAGGCCCGCAAGATCGAACTGAAAACCGAGGAGTTCAACCTCCGGGCGACCGTGGCCGGGACCATGGACCTCCTTGCCGTGGAAGCGCGCACCAAGGGGCTGAAACTTGCCGCGGAGATCGACCCGGATGTCCCGTTGTCGCTGAAGGGGGACCCGGGCCGCCTGCGCCAGATCATCACCAACCTGGTGGGCAACGCCGTCAAGTTCACGCACCACGGCTCCGTATCCCTGCACATCTCCAAGGATACGGAAGACCGGCGCAGCGTCACCCTGCGCTTCCTGGTGCGCGACAGCGGCATCGGCATACCGGCCGACAAGCTGGACCAGATCTTTGAGCCCTTCACCCAGGTGGACAGCTCCACCACCCGCAGATACGGCGGCACCGGGCTGGGGCTGGCCCTCTCCCGGCAGTTTGCGGAGATGATGGGCGGAACCATGGGTGTCGAGAGCGTCGAGGGGCAGGGTTCGACCTTCTGGTTCACCGCCGTGTTCGAAAAGCGCGGCGCCCAGGGGGAGCCGTCCCGCGCAACCCGCTGA
- a CDS encoding substrate-binding domain-containing protein — translation MQWIKALISCVCFLMASGAAAHICPAGETIRVNGSGSCLDMMKPLIQAYGKIDHDVRLEMAPPLGSSGAIKALLAGSLDLALSARALKPEEAAKGARATPYGRTPLAIVAEKGCPVTTITTRELEQIYAGKTYRWRNGEAIRLVLRPREDIDTRIMRALSPGMESAMSAALARPGMLVAVTDADAYQTVARTPGALGVTGLTSVLVNQLPLVTLSLNGVKPSPRAVASGAYPLAKEVNFVTRPDPPPAVRRFLNFVHSPQGRAIARKAGVLVTARPAAYE, via the coding sequence ATGCAGTGGATCAAAGCACTCATTTCGTGTGTCTGTTTTCTCATGGCCTCCGGTGCCGCGGCACACATCTGCCCGGCCGGCGAGACCATACGCGTCAACGGTTCCGGCAGTTGCCTCGACATGATGAAGCCGCTCATCCAGGCGTACGGGAAGATCGACCACGATGTCCGCCTCGAGATGGCCCCCCCGCTGGGGAGTTCCGGCGCCATCAAGGCGCTCCTGGCCGGTTCCCTGGACCTGGCGCTGAGCGCCAGGGCGCTCAAGCCGGAGGAAGCGGCGAAGGGGGCGCGGGCAACGCCCTACGGCAGGACCCCCCTGGCCATCGTCGCCGAGAAGGGGTGCCCCGTTACCACCATCACCACCAGGGAGTTGGAACAGATTTATGCCGGCAAGACCTACAGGTGGCGCAACGGCGAAGCCATCCGGCTGGTGCTCCGCCCCCGCGAGGACATCGACACCCGGATCATGCGCGCCCTTTCCCCCGGCATGGAGAGCGCCATGAGCGCGGCCCTGGCACGGCCGGGGATGCTCGTCGCGGTCACCGACGCGGATGCGTACCAGACCGTCGCAAGAACCCCCGGGGCCCTGGGGGTGACCGGGCTGACCAGCGTCCTGGTGAACCAGCTCCCCCTCGTCACCCTCTCCCTGAACGGGGTCAAACCGTCACCCCGGGCGGTAGCCAGCGGCGCCTACCCCCTCGCCAAGGAGGTCAACTTCGTCACCCGCCCCGACCCACCGCCCGCCGTGCGGAGATTCCTCAATTTCGTCCATTCCCCCCAAGGGCGGGCCATCGCCAGGAAGGCCGGCGTTCTGGTCACGGCCAGACCAGCGGCGTATGAATAG
- a CDS encoding universal stress protein, with the protein MKRFDKIMMATDFSDNSDYAFDYALALAREFNAELTIVHVINEPADLRGIYVPQATYEELEKEISQGAKEMMAKFCSSKLADYGNYTTAIVSGIPFQAIIAKASEIGASLIVIGTHGRTGLEHLVFGSTAERVVRAAKCPVLSVRLPVQ; encoded by the coding sequence ATGAAACGATTCGACAAAATAATGATGGCAACCGATTTTTCCGACAACTCCGATTACGCATTCGACTACGCCCTCGCCCTGGCCAGGGAGTTCAACGCAGAGTTGACCATCGTGCATGTGATCAACGAGCCGGCCGACCTGCGCGGGATTTATGTCCCCCAGGCGACCTACGAGGAGCTTGAAAAAGAGATCAGCCAGGGCGCGAAGGAAATGATGGCGAAATTCTGCAGCAGCAAGCTGGCGGATTACGGCAATTACACGACCGCTATCGTCAGCGGCATCCCGTTCCAGGCAATCATTGCCAAGGCGAGCGAGATCGGCGCATCGCTGATCGTCATCGGGACCCACGGCCGCACCGGCCTTGAGCACCTCGTCTTCGGCAGCACGGCCGAGCGCGTTGTCCGGGCGGCGAAATGTCCGGTACTCAGCGTCAGGCTTCCGGTACAATAA
- a CDS encoding cytochrome P460 family protein, whose product MLRIVVACAVLLAAAGSGSAADRPVAPNGIALYPDYLTWKVVAPSYREDKGHIRIVTGNEVAVAALRAGTKPLPDGSVLAKVAWKAEKHPSFPVATVPGAFAQVEFMVKDAAKYKETGGWGYARFLGNELRPYGKDAGFVRECFGCHTPVADNDYLFTRIVTAP is encoded by the coding sequence ATGCTGAGAATCGTTGTGGCTTGTGCAGTTCTGCTCGCAGCGGCAGGCTCCGGGAGCGCCGCGGACAGGCCGGTGGCTCCCAACGGCATTGCCCTGTATCCCGACTACCTGACCTGGAAGGTCGTCGCCCCCTCCTATCGGGAGGACAAGGGGCACATCCGCATCGTCACCGGCAACGAGGTCGCCGTCGCGGCGTTGCGCGCCGGCACGAAGCCGCTCCCGGACGGCAGCGTGCTGGCCAAGGTGGCCTGGAAAGCGGAGAAACATCCCTCCTTCCCGGTAGCGACCGTGCCGGGGGCGTTCGCCCAGGTGGAGTTCATGGTGAAGGATGCCGCGAAGTACAAGGAGACCGGGGGATGGGGCTATGCCCGATTTCTGGGGAATGAGTTGAGGCCCTACGGCAAGGACGCCGGGTTCGTCAGGGAGTGCTTCGGCTGCCATACGCCGGTGGCGGACAACGACTATCTCTTCACCAGGATCGTCACGGCCCCCTAG